AGCACCCTCTCTCGCGTGGTGCGATACTCCAGCGAGAAGTCGCTGATGATGCGGCAGAAGGAGGTGACCTTGGTTTGGCGCACCGACGCCGCCGGCTGGCCCAGGAAAAGCAGGAACGAGTGGAACctgacgcgcgcgcgcacacgttcAGAGGCGGCGGCGAGACGGGCCGAGCGCTCGGCGGCGCCACGCTGACCTGTTGACCACCCTCCTGTGGACCACCTTGAGGATGACGATGCGCTGCGTGCAGTCCttcaggaagtcggccatcttGTTCTTCAGAGCGCTTTTGGTCTCGTGCTTGGAGACCACCTTCAGGTTTTCCCAGGACGCTTTGCAGCGTCTCTCCAGCTGCACCAGATTCTCGGCCAGAAGCTCAAAGTCCACCTGAGGACGAAACGCCTTAAAACGGGAACGGGAAAGACGCAAAGAAATGAAGGCAAACCCCCCCGAAATATGTGAGaacggagggagggggtggaaaGTAgacccactccccccccccccaaaaaaaggatgaaaaataGATGGCAGGATGACCTGCAATCAAAGAGAAAGCgggcaaaaagaaaaggggaaCAGACGTGAGCCGGAGCGCAAGCGACAGACGGCAACTGAAAGGAagcgcaaaaagaaaaaaaggagacgAGACGGCCGACAGACTCGCcgagtgaaaacaaaacgagaTTGATGGAACGACGGGGCACCTTGGCCGAGCGCGTGACGGCAGGAATCTCGGAGTAGACGTCGGAGGATTGCGGGTGCTTTTCCGTGATCAGGTTGCAGGTGTGATAAAGCAGCGACTGCCTGTGGACCGTGTCCTTCACCTCCACCACCTTCTCCAGGTAGGCCAGCTCAAAACCCGCCGCCTGCATGCATGCGCAGAAAGAGGGAGGTTTGGAGGGAGGTCAAGCGACGCAGGTGCAGACGCGGACGGCGAGCGTCAGCCGGCTGACCTGGGAGCCGTTGAGGAAGTTGCCGATGGCGAGCAGCGTGGCCAGGATCCTCCTGAAGGTCTGATTGGCGGCCAGCTGCTCCATGGCCAGCTTCAGGTCAAAAAGCGGCTCGGCGATCTCCTGCCGGCCCAAAAGGCGTTTGGCTCACAATCGCCgcgacgtcccccccccccgccgcgacGTCCCCTCCTACCTTCTCCAGAGCCTCGTAGTTGAGCTTGAAGGACCAGAGCTGCAGGCGGGGCGTCAAGGCGCTGACGGAGGCCAGGCTGGAGAGGAAGCGCTCGGCCGGCCCCAGCGGCACCTCGGGATGGGCCAGCTGGGCCTCCTGGATCTGACGCTTCTCCTCCTCCGTGGGCGTCATGCTCAGGATCTTCTGCGGAGCCAAAGGCAAAGGCCGCGCCCACAAGGCTTGCTTTCTCTCCGGCCCTCCGCCGAGCGCAAAACGGCGGCTCCGCGGCGTTTGCTCGGGAAAACCCCCAAGGATCGGGGGAACGACGCGACGGGCCCACAACGGATGATTCAAATTCTGGGAGGAAGGAAaccgccccacccccacccccagcaaTTCGAATGAGGCGCCAACTTTTCTTGACATCGATTTGGGCTCTTTGCTGGGGTCGAAAACGCATGGCCGGACAGAGACTTTTTGCGCCAGGGCTCCCTCTGCTGGCGTTGCGGTGCAGTTGGCCCGCTCGCCCGCCTGCccgccttccttccttccttccacgtTGGCTTTTCATTTTGAAGACGCGTTTTCTTGGAAGCACTTCCGTGGCAATTGAGCGCTGACACGCACGCGTGGTCTCAATCTTTTTCTGCTCAACCGCCGCGGCCTTGGGGCCgactcccccccacccgcccccgttCGTCGGGTACACTCCAAGTTTGTTTCGGAGGCATTTGGAGCCTTTCATTCGGACGACCGACGTCACGTCTCAGGCACGCGGCGAGGCCATCGGCTCAAAATCGTTTTAGGTGAAGGCGCCAAGAACGGGTTCGGGCCTGGAGAGCGGGCGAGGAAGGAGAATCGGCACGTACCTCGATGCCTTCCTTGCTGATGGCAAACTCGTCAAAGTTGAGGATGGCGCTCTTGATGACGTGAACGGCGGGCAGGACCGTCATCCCGATGTTGATGGCGTTGCTCCGCTTGGAGTCCAGGACCAGGATCTCGGTCTTCTTGGTCTCCGCCGCTTTCTACGCACAAACGACCGGGCGGTCAAGCGACGCTGGCGGACGATTCCCCTGCGAGCCTACCTTGACGATGGCCGCCTCTTTGGCTCTGGACTCAAACAGGTGCTCCAGCCGCCCCGCGTCCACTTGCACCTTGTCCAGGGAGGCCCAGACGGTGCCCCGGCCAAAGCGACACTTGGCGGGCGGCTCCGTCTGCTTCAGTTCGCGCCAGAACAACTTCAccgtcttcttcttccttccCAGGGGTGGCGCCGCCCCGGATGAGGGCGGAGGGGGAGGTGGCGGAGCGCCGGGGaggggcggcggaggaggaggagccagagTGCCAGGCaggggcggcggaggaggaggagccggggcgccgggcaggggtgggggaggaggaggagccgggGTGCCAGGGaggggcggcggaggaggaggagccgggGCCCCGGCGAGGGGCGGCGGCGCGGAAAGGCTGCAAGAGGCCGAGGCGTCCGCATCCAGGACGTCGATGTCCTCCTCGTCCAGGAGGTCCGAGAAGTCCAAGTCTTTGATACGGAGGCTGGCGCCGCTCGGCCGAAGGTGGTCCCACGCGCCGCCCGGCCCGTCCGGCGGCAGCGGGGTCATCTGGGTGCTCTCCAGGCGCTGGGCGGGGCTCTCCGCATCCACGCTGCTCTGCTGACGCACGTAACGCCTCTGGACACACGAGAGCAGAAGAGACCATCTCGCGCGGGCAAAGCTTTTCCCGGCGTCCGGCCACGTTTTCTCCCGACCTGCTGCTCTTCGGCCAGTCTCGCCCGCGCCACCTGGGCGGAGCCTTCCAGCCCTTCCAGCTCGGCCCGGCGTGAGGCGCCGCTCTCGGGGGGGGCGGCGGACTCCGCCGACAGCGCCCGCAGGCCGGACAGGCGCTCCAGAACCCGGGCCCCGAGCCGAGCTTCCGTCGAGCCGTCGCCTGGGAGGGAAAACAAAGAGGGCGAGTCCGTTTGCTGTCAAAATACCCACACCGTCGCAAACGTGACGGGCCGGACGAGGCCCGAACGCGCTttcgtgagtttttttttttaactcatccgGAGGCAGCCGATCCTAGAGcaagtccgaaaagacgtttaaatccgtctttgggagtgaatgcgtTCATCGCGTGGGGGCGTGGCCTTACCGGGCAGCACGCGCCGGTCTCCCGCAGCGCCGTCGCCGTCGGGGGGCGTTTTGGAGAAGAGCATGTCCAGAAAGAACTTCCTGTCATCGGACAGCGCGCCGACTTGACGCCGGACGCCGCCTGAAAGCGGGGCGGGGGTGTCACCCGGGTCACGCGCCGCCTCTGCGTGGACATACACGCACGCCAATCAGGACTTTTTGTCGCTAGCACGCAAAGAGGCCGTCGTTGCGCAAAAGGCACCGTCGGCCGCTCGTCCTCCATTTTGCCGCTCGTCCTCCTGCGGCGCGGGCCCCCGCGCGACCGCATCCTCCCATGAGGGCCGCTCGGCGCGGCTCGGGCCTCGACTCCTCCTTTTCTCCCGTTGGGTGGCGGCCAAACTGCGTAGGAAGGCGTCTCTGCGAGGGGGCGGAGTCAAGCGTTAACCGCCGCGCCCCGGAAAAGGCCACGGTCACCGTTTCCCCTCCGATGCCGTCAAGGGCAGATGCGCTTGATTTCAAAGCACCAAACCCGCGTCACCCGATTTGTCCATCGCCGGCAAGGCAGCACACAACGCGCAAGATGCACGTTtgcaaaacatacacacacacaccattgtaGAAAGTGGAAGTCCCCCACACAGACTGGTTGCAAGCAGCCCAAGGTTTTGATTTGGTTTTAAGGAGGGGGGCGGGCCCAGGCGCACAAAAGCAGGTCCCGGCATGCACAGCTCCAGCCGCCGGACTTACTCAAACCTCCTGAGAACGGGCTTGTCGTCCGCGTTGACGTCGCGCTCGTCCGGGCTGCGgacgcgcacaaacacaacacGCCGGCCCACGCGTCACGTTAGCAAAAATGGGCCCGCGGGAAAAACACGGGACCATCGCCCGAGAGCGGCCGACGACAAAAACCgggaagaaggggggggggggcacctacTCACCGTTGGAAAACGTCATCCTCGCTGCGTGAAGGAAAGAAAGAGCGCAGACAAAGGTTTGCGGCGGACTTTCGGTCTCGGGGATGCGCCAGCCCCGCTCACTACTCACTTGAAAGGCGTCTCGTTGACGCCGGAACATTCCGAAGGGGACCTGCGCACACGGCGCCCGCGCGACAAGTGAGCGAGCGCAACGGCCGACGAGGTACGGCGGcgggacgaggaagaggagcgcTTACGGGTCAGCCGGCGTCTTTGCGTCGTCGTCAGGGCGGGGGGGCGGCGGAGGAGCGGGAGAGCCCTGAAGTGACCCCGAAGGGCTGGAGGCGGGCGACGCGCAGGGGGAGGAGCCGGACGAGGACGCTGCGGATCCGGCGCTCGGCCGACTCCCGCCGCCTTCCTGCTGGCGCCGCTCTTTTGGCACGTGAGGGGGCGGGTCGGGGGCGTCGCCGTCCTCGTGACGCAACGCGCTCTGCgcggcgagcagcggcatttggCAGCGGCACGTTTGCAAAGCGCGGCTTTCCAGAGGACCCACCTCGTAGATGGCCAACTGCGCCCTGAGCTCCGGCTGGGCGGCGGCGCGGCCCAGGATGCCGCCGACCACCTCCTCCATCTTCAGGCTCTCCAGACAGTCGGTGACGTCGTAGAAGGAATCCTGGTCGGGAAGCGCCGCCAGAGTTTTGTTGACCAGGGTCATGGCGAAGACCGGGAGCTCGCCGTCGCCGGCCGTCGTCCGGCGGAGGACGTCCATCACGTACGACCACGGCTTGGCGCCTAAGCCGCAAGGGCGCTCGGGGTGACCAAAGCTCGGCGTGCGGCGCGCGGGGGCCGAGGGGCGGCGCTCGCCCACCTCTGCGGGCGTCCACGGCGTTGACGGCGCGGATGAGCGGCGGGCTGTTGGACTCTTTGTATTCCACAAAGACGATGAGGAGCTTGAGGGACGTCTTGACCAGCAGGCGAGACTGAAGGCGGACGGAGAGCGGCGACGCTAGGTTAGCTCTTCCCTCGacggttgcccccccccccccccactgaccTGACTCCCCGTCAAGGTGTAGAGCCACTCCAGGGTTTCGCTGTGGTTGATGACGCCGTTCATGCCGTCCACGAACAACATGAGCTGACTCAGAGCTGAGAGCgggcacagggggggggggggggggcgtgagcgTACGGCGAGGACGGCGCGGTTGCGGGCGGGCGCAACCTCTGAGGATGTAGTTCTGGTAGTTGTGGTCGGCCTCGGCCCCCACTTTGACCAAGCACGACAAGCCCTCGGACGCCACGAACTCCGGCACCAGGTCCTCGTCGTCCTGCGGCGACAAAGCGAGCGACGGGTGACGCGGCGGCCCCCCCACCTCGCCGGCGCCGCCTTACCTGGAAGAGCTGCTTGAGGGAGAAGAGCGAGCGCCGCAGCTCCGGACCGTGACTGTTGTACAACTTCTCTGCCGGATGGGGGCCAGAAAAGGGGGAGTTCACGTCACCGACGCGTGCTTTTGGCCGACTCCACCCGCACCGCGTCCGACCATCAGTTTGAACGATTCGCGTACGCAAAAGAAAACTGGCCTCGGGTCTCGCTCTGGCCGCGATATCAGctgcatttgacttttttttctatgtccttcctgtgaccttttttttttttttcatcctgcgTCTAAACAAAGACCGATGGCAGAAATGAAACGAAAGCGGAGCATTcgaagtggttttttttttctttttaaattgagaACAAATCAGCTGTCGGAAGCCATCCCGATGAATTGAAATGAGAAACCGAGTCCTCCGTGCGACAGGTTCTAAGGTTCCGAAAAGACGTCAACTTTTGTGACGCCGAGTCGTAAGAGGCGAGCGCTGGCGCGCGTGTCACACAGGATGCCGACAAGCACGCGCGCGCTGCGTCTTGTGCGGGGACAGGAAGCGCTCCTGATAAACTTAGCCTGCCTGCTATTTCCTGTTGGAGGCaaaaacgggggaaaaaaaggagaaggaggagaagaCGGAAAAAGTCCATtcatcccctccccccccaaaaaagagcggAGAAGCCGACTAAAAATCGTCGCCGTCGACAGAAAGCAAAATTGCAAAACACGTCGGGAAAGCGGCGACTCTGACCGCGGGCCGGCGGAACTCATTGGAAAGCAACGTGACCCGcgcggccgggggggggggtcaaaagtgCCAATTACCCAGGATGGCGTGGACCCGCACCGACAATTGCGTCCTCAGCGTCAGGAGGGGCTTCTTCCCGTTCCTGGAAACAGACACAAGGCATAGCGCGCCGATGACCGCAggcgggagggggaggggggccttTGTTGCACAATCGCCGCGGCAAACGagaagtcaccccccccccccccccccggctgacGGTTTGGGTTTGTCGCTTGAGCCTTCAGCCCAAACGCTCAGtcgggtgacaaaaaaaaaaaccccaatgggAAGCCTTTGAGGAGGCTTCCTATTGGGCGGACGAGATGAACGTGACGGCGCCCGTTTGGAAGTGGGCGGAGCGCTTTGTTGATAGCAAAAGTCCTTTTTCCCCCTCGGcttcccgccgccgccgtcaacTTTTGGACACGCGGCGAGCGGACGGACGGCCAATTTGACGCTTGTTGACGTCGACCGGCGTGCGCTATGCCGACCTGCCGGAAGGCGATGTGACGGGGGCTCGGGTCCACCGCCAATGACAGCCCATTTTGAACGGGCGCGGATGCCGAGGATGCCGGCGCTCAGACGGCATCCCGCCCGGTTTGCTCCACTCGACCGAGCGGATGCGCGTCTCCGATCCGGTGTGAGAAGGCGCTCTCGTGTGCGGGGGCCATCCACTTCGAGTCTCGCCGGTGGATGTGCACCCCACACTGCAAACTCGATACTTCTTAGTTGATCCAAGGGCAACGCGCGTTCTAAAAATGTGTCATGACGCCGGCGTGCCAGGATGAGGGCATGGAAACTTGGACAAATATGGaaggggggcaagggggggggctgagggaACCAAGTGAAAGAAGGACGCTTTCTTTCCAGGCCAGAGGAGCAAGTCAGCACGTTTTCTTGGGGGAAAAGCGGCACACGCGCTCGCGGCCAAAAGCAATTAAGGCGAATCGGGAGACGGCGCGGGACAAAGGCCCCCGAATTGCCGCGCCACGCGACAGAAGAGCACTGGCAGAAACTTACGCCACATCCTGGTAGAAGTTCTCCAGCTCGTCACGCTGCTCCGCCAGAGACAGCTCCAAGTCCAAGTAGTTGCCCTGAGGACACACCTGCAACGTGCACTCCTccaactgacacacacacacacacacacacacacacacacacacacacacacacacacacacacacacacacacacacacacacacacacacacacacacacacacacacacacacacacaaaagtgttgGGACAAAAAATCAGGAGGTTTCTTGTGGCATcaccttcgcccccccccccccccctcttatccgtgacaaaaactcaaaatgcacTTTGGGGCAGCTCCATTTttggcacgcgcacgcgcacatcCACACACGCGCAAAAACAAGCGCGTACACAATCGCGGGCGTGGCCGCGAACGGCCCGCGCGAGGCGACCGGTCCGTTGGCATTCTGCGAGAAGCCCAAACACCCTTTCACAATAAAAGGCCCGGGGCCCGGCTCCAGGTTTGGACGCCCGGCGACGTCGGAGAAGGTCTTCCCGTCGCCTCGGTGACGGGAAGACGGCGTTCTTATCGACGGGCGCGCGTGCGCGCTCTTTGCGAGCCCCGCCCCTTTCCTCCCTCGCGGCGCACGGCGGCCGCCGTTCTGACGTTCGCCGAAAAGCGTCACGCGCGCGGACGTGAACGCAAAACGCAGAGAGACGCATTTCGACAAACCGAATGCGAGATGAGACACGCAGACGGGACGCGCCAACCCCCtcgacacgcacgcgcacaaaacCGCTGGCGGGCGCACACGCTCGAGGAAGAGAATGGCAGCATCCTCCGCATTCAGAACCCAAACGCCAAAGTTCCGGACGGCTCAAAACGCAAGTGGGCGcgcggaagaggaggaagagttaAGGAGCACCGGGCTcgtcccatctgtcttcggccagtgggcgggggacaccctgaaccgcttggcAGACGATCGCAGGCAGAGACTCTCGCgctcgcacctcgggacaattgagagtgttcaatcagcctgccgtacccggagaaaaaccacgcagggccggggagcgCGTGCAAAGTCCACACGGGAAGGGCGGAACCGGGATCAAAGCCGCGACCTCCGCGCTGTGACAAGATGTTCATTCCTTCTTCGTTCATTCCTTGTTGTAGTGCAAAGAATTGCTCCTCAAATCAAGTCAGAAACAAAACTCCTTCTCGGGGGGAGTGGCTTCGTGCCAGCGGAGTGTTTTTTTACGCGACACCgagagatgcatttttttttttttaaagttgcgtTTTCCCTCATTTTGAATGACACCGCGGTTCACTTGTCGGCTTCACTATTTCGTTCCGGCGATGATGAAAAGAGACCAGACTCCTTTGAAAAACAGCGCAAGTTTAAGGTGTGAAGAGAGGGCCTTTTGACGACTAGAGTGTTTCTTTTTGGTCTTTGGACACAAAAAGAGGTGACGGACGGATTTCAACGTGAAGCCGAATTGGTTCTCAATGGCTTCTTTGCCGGAATGAGTCACCCGGCGCGCGCAACGGGGACGCGCGCGTCGGCTGCGGCGAAGCCGCGCTCGACGACGTCTTCGTCAACGGCATTCGGCGAAGGCTGACGTCGCCACCTGCCTCGCTCACCTTTAGGGGCGCGTCCAGCAGCTTGTGTACGACCGGAAGGAGTTGATTGAGCGCCGCGTTCTCGTCCAAGTCCAGCGAGGGGGGCCGCCGAGGTTCCGGAAAGTTAGTACAGATGAAAGGATCCTGGTCCTGTAGGAACTGGACCCGGCAAGTGACCACAGACATACTCGACGAGTCGGCCGAGCGAGCTCCAACATTGGAAAATGACGCCACGCCCGCTCACGCCGGCGCCTTTTAAGTGAGCTCCGAACAAGCCTCACGCACGAAGAGCAACGACTTCCGCGTTGGCCCTTCGAAATAAAAATAGTCTAgcataaaaacaaatcaaacgagCTCCACGCGTTCCGTGCGCCACTTCCTGTCACGTGGAGAGCGAACACATTTACGCACTGTCATACGCGTTGGATGAAACTTTGATGCCTAAGGCAAAAAGGATCATCCCCAACACACGCCCCCCCGCAAAACATGAGACCACGgacatacacatacagtatatatattcccagtaaattaaattaaactgtaaatttccccagtgtgggacaaataaaggatagatTAATCTTAATGAGAACACATTTTCACCTCCAGCAAACCTCGTTAATCATTTAAGCTTTAGCAATACAGTCAATCGAAATGTTCATGATAAAAGTTGCAATAAAACAATTAGGgagtggtggtgggtgggggcgtCAAATCCAAGATCCAAAGTTACACGAGAGCGTCCTCTTGCGGTCAGTCCATTACACTGCCTCTTGcatgaaatccatccatccgttatgcGGACCGCTTCGGTTTGGCTCGGTTTTGGAAATGCTTCTTTTTCATTCCCTCCGATCAGCAGAGGGCACTGCGGGCTCATTCAAACGCGCGCCGGCATCGTAACTTTCCATGTTTGCAGCAACGCAAAGGCAGATTGACTGCGGCTCGCAAAGGCCACGCAAGAGACTCCGAGGacgtgacctttgacctgcgAGCCGAGTCGACACTTTGGCCGAGAGCGCTGCACTCGCTGtctgcgtgggggggggggagtctagACACCCCAGTCGACCAGGACAGAGGTTAAACGCGGAGCccccgcacgcacacaaacacacacacacactcgggcGAGGTGACATTTGCCTCCATTCTTCTGGCAAACAACGAGACGGACGATGTGCGCACATTGGAAACCGAACGCATCCGCGCAAAGGAAACACACGCGCGGAGCAAGCAAACACGCACACTGGGTGACCTCGCGCCCACGTGACCTGGAACAAGAGAGCGCGCGCGCCAATGTGTTTCGTGCGCGTGCGTGAAGCGATTGTGTTATCGGCTTGCTGGAGTTTGCCGATAGAGCACACCAAAGAGGCAGAAAGgctagccccgcccccccccccccggccccgtgAGCCTATCGGGAGCGCCAAGGACATTGGGCATTTTTGTTTGCCCGTTTCAATGATTGGCAGACTTTTCTTGCCAAGGTATTGTAGGAGCGCTTTGGACGTTCCCGTTAAAAGACCGCCGTCTCACCCGGGAAGACAACTTCCAATGCGGAATGGTCAAACGGGCAAAGTCCGGTCTCCCAATCGTTTCACCGCCTTTCATTCCCATCGGTTGAATGACATCGGCGGGCCAAGGAGAGATGAAAAGGCGCCGCTCCCTACGAGGGCGGCCCCGTTCCCAAATTTCCGAATTGACGTCACGGTGCAAATGGCCAACGTTGCCGGCGCAAGCCTGCGGCTTTACGTAGCGCGGGGCCGTCAAAGTCCTTTTtggcgcgggccacattttaggtCCCGTTTTCCTTGGACGGCCATTATGATTCAAATcatatcaagaagtcaagaatcatAGTCGAGGGAACTATTGTTGAAGTGATTGGAATGGCGTGTTTGGCGACCAAAGCAATGCTTACGTCGTCTCCCTCAgatgagaatttgacattttggtacatatttGAGCAAGCTTCATGGAATTTGCcatgttttcattgctttgGCGGGCCAGATCAGGCCCCCGGGCCTTCCCTTTGAcctagcattaaaaaaaacaaagacacaaattgCATTTGTGAAATGATCGCCAATGACGTCAAGGATTAAAAAGGCCAAACGACTCTCGTGCAGACTCGGACACCGCAAAGAAAAGTGTCAAGCCCAAAGTCAAAAGACTCGAGGGGGGGAGAGTCGCAAGTCTTGGGTCTGGAGTGcacttttgctttgtttttgggcAAGGCCGTGTCAAGTGCGACAATGACTTGCAGTCATGTCGGACTCTGGATTTGAACAGACTCCACTCCCGCAAAAAGACATTCATTAAAAACGATGCAAATGTCCACCCAACAGGATTTTATTGTGGTTTCACTCAAGAGCACAAAAAGatcaatgagagaaaaaaaagaatcttctTTCCAATTGCGTCAATAAATAAGATTGGATGTTGTCGGTCTAATTTCAACACGTTTCATTTCACGAAAGCCTGACGAGGACCCGCAAGGAGCGCAGCATCAAACAAAGTCAAGCGGAAGCCATCGTAACCGAGCGAGCGGCCCGTCGCGCCgttgccacaaaaaacaaacaaaaaaaaagacaccacatCATATTTAGTGTTAGCCATGCGAGGGAAAAGAACATGCTGAGGAATATTTCACGGGAGACATTCTCAAGGGGGAGGAACATGCTAATCAACTTTAGCATTAGCCACGCtaagggagaacatgctaataAACGGAAGTTGAACAGAGGTTGGCAACACCGGCCGTGTTGTGCCAATGAACGTCCGCTCTTAGCCCGAGCCACCAAAAAGGCTGAAAAAGTCCAAAGCCCGAGAGTTGGGAATCCGAGCTCGGCGCTTCAAGGGCAAAGTCCACCAAGGAGAAAGGGTGCCATGACGGGCTCGAGAACGACCACGCCGGAACCTCCCAGGAAGAGTCATCGTCAACAGTCGAGAATCCACAACGTTGATTCCGGAATCACCTCAGAGCGCCAAGCGTCATCGACGACACGGACGGACGGCGTCGGCTCAAGACTCGGGAGTCAAAAGAACCCGTGGCCAGAGTTAACGCGTGTGACCGAGAGCCTGCGGTTCACACGCTCGAGTCCGACGTCCCGAAGGAAGAGGAGAAAGGCTCCGGAGTCCAATGGAAAGCCACCGCAATGGAGGGGACGGAGAAGCGAGGGGAGCCCAGCCCAGGCTTGAGAGTCCCAAGCGCAAGAGCCTTGGGGGCCCAAACGAGAGCTAGGAGTCAAGGCCGCCGAATCTCGGCTCACGAAACCCGGATGGAGCCAAAAGCGCAGACCTGGAGAACCCGGAGCAAAGAACGGGAAATCGGGTGCCGCCTCGACTCGGGTGTGGAAACGTTCGGCGGCAGGAAGAGGAACCCGGGCCAAAGGGAGCGCAGACAAAAGAGTCGCAAAACGGGCAGCCGGGTCCAGGCCGCGCCCGGCTCACTGGTTGTTGGGGGCGGGGCTGGCGTCGGGGTTCCCGGAGGGGGGCTGCACGTTGTCGGCCAGGTTGTGGGCGTGCTCCAGGAAGAGGTCTTTGAGCACGCTCAGCTCTTTGCTGAGCAGCTTGATTTTGGCCTCCAGGCGCTCGTTCTCCTCCTTGAGCTGGTTGACCCGCTGCTGCGTGTCCATGGCCTTCTGCTTGCTGCGCTGGCGACTCTTCTTCACCGCCAGGTTGTTGCGCTCGCGCCGCTGACGGTACTCGTCGCTGTCCTTGTCCGCCGGCGTCTTCTTCATCTTGCCGCCCGGGGACGACGGCTGGGCGGCGCGGCTGTGACTGCGGATGACGCCGGCGCCGTTGGGGTCCGATGACGCGACTTTAGGCTGCGACGGCCGGCTCATTTGTCTGACCGCTGACCGGCGGCTGAACCTGA
This Hippocampus zosterae strain Florida chromosome 4, ASM2543408v3, whole genome shotgun sequence DNA region includes the following protein-coding sequences:
- the fhod1 gene encoding FH1/FH2 domain-containing protein 3 isoform X4, giving the protein MLFVDGMNGVINHSETLEWLYTLTGSQSRLLVKTSLKLLIVFVEYKESNSPPLIRAVNAVDARRGAKPWSYVMDVLRRTTAGDGELPVFAMTLVNKTLAALPDQDSFYDVTDCLESLKMEEVVGGILGRAAAQPELRAQLAIYESALRHEDGDAPDPPPHVPKERRQQEGGGSRPSAGSAASSSGSSPCASPASSPSGSLQGSPAPPPPPRPDDDAKTPADPSPSECSGVNETPFNEDDVFQRPDERDVNADDKPVLRRFEDAFLRSLAATQREKRRSRGPSRAERPSWEDAVARGPAPQEDERQNGGRAADEAARDPGDTPAPLSGGVRRQVGALSDDRKFFLDMLFSKTPPDGDGAAGDRRVLPGDGSTEARLGARVLERLSGLRALSAESAAPPESGASRRAELEGLEGSAQVARARLAEEQQRRYVRQQSSVDAESPAQRLESTQMTPLPPDGPGGAWDHLRPSGASLRIKDLDFSDLLDEEDIDVLDADASASCSLSAPPPLAGAPAPPPPPPLPGTPAPPPPPPLPGAPAPPPPPPLPGTLAPPPPPPLPGAPPPPPPPSSGAAPPLGRKKKTVKLFWRELKQTEPPAKCRFGRGTVWASLDKVQVDAGRLEHLFESRAKEAAIVKKAAETKKTEILVLDSKRSNAINIGMTVLPAVHVIKSAILNFDEFAISKEGIEKILSMTPTEEEKRQIQEAQLAHPEVPLGPAERFLSSLASVSALTPRLQLWSFKLNYEALEKEIAEPLFDLKLAMEQLAANQTFRRILATLLAIGNFLNGSQAAGFELAYLEKVVEVKDTVHRQSLLYHTCNLITEKHPQSSDVYSEIPAVTRSAKVDFELLAENLVQLERRCKASWENLKVVSKHETKSALKNKMADFLKDCTQRIVILKVVHRRVVNRFHSFLLFLGQPAASVRQTKVTSFCRIISDFSLEYRTTRERVLTLKRKREKHRERTKTRGKMITETEKFSGAVPPSDGPAPVSAEPGREAEHQNMTRMLTEEGRAPRRSRTARGSPSAGPHSPSSSPPPPPQDDNAADDIMERLVESVTRNPSARTSGPKTRMRSRVNRKSMRRTLKSGVGLDALQALGLNRSGEDV
- the fhod1 gene encoding FH1/FH2 domain-containing protein 1 isoform X2; its protein translation is MSVVTCRVQFLQDQDPFICTNFPEPRRPPSLDLDENAALNQLLPVVHKLLDAPLKLEECTLQVCPQGNYLDLELSLAEQRDELENFYQDVANGKKPLLTLRTQLSVRVHAILEKLYNSHGPELRRSLFSLKQLFQDDEDLVPEFVASEGLSCLVKVGAEADHNYQNYILRALSQLMLFVDGMNGVINHSETLEWLYTLTGSQSRLLVKTSLKLLIVFVEYKESNSPPLIRAVNAVDARRGAKPWSYVMDVLRRTTAGDGELPVFAMTLVNKTLAALPDQDSFYDVTDCLESLKMEEVVGGILGRAAAQPELRAQLAIYESALRHEDGDAPDPPPHVPKERRQQEGGGSRPSAGSAASSSGSSPCASPASSPSGSLQGSPAPPPPPRPDDDAKTPADPSPSECSGVNETPFNEDDVFQRDAFLRSLAATQREKRRSRGPSRAERPSWEDAVARGPAPQEDERQNGGRAADEAARDPGDTPAPLSGGVRRQVGALSDDRKFFLDMLFSKTPPDGDGAAGDRRVLPGDGSTEARLGARVLERLSGLRALSAESAAPPESGASRRAELEGLEGSAQVARARLAEEQQRRYVRQQSSVDAESPAQRLESTQMTPLPPDGPGGAWDHLRPSGASLRIKDLDFSDLLDEEDIDVLDADASASCSLSAPPPLAGAPAPPPPPPLPGTPAPPPPPPLPGAPAPPPPPPLPGTLAPPPPPPLPGAPPPPPPPSSGAAPPLGRKKKTVKLFWRELKQTEPPAKCRFGRGTVWASLDKVQVDAGRLEHLFESRAKEAAIVKKAAETKKTEILVLDSKRSNAINIGMTVLPAVHVIKSAILNFDEFAISKEGIEKILSMTPTEEEKRQIQEAQLAHPEVPLGPAERFLSSLASVSALTPRLQLWSFKLNYEALEKEIAEPLFDLKLAMEQLAANQTFRRILATLLAIGNFLNGSQAAGFELAYLEKVVEVKDTVHRQSLLYHTCNLITEKHPQSSDVYSEIPAVTRSAKVDFELLAENLVQLERRCKASWENLKVVSKHETKSALKNKMADFLKDCTQRIVILKVVHRRVVNRFHSFLLFLGQPAASVRQTKVTSFCRIISDFSLEYRTTRERVLTLKRKREKHRERTKTRGKMITETEKFSGAVPPSDGPAPVSAEPGREAEHQNMTRMLTEEGRAPRRSRTARGSPSAGPHSPSSSPPPPPQDDNAADDIMERLVESVTRNPSARTSGPKTRMRSRVNRKSMRRTLKSGVGLDALQALGLNRSGEDV